The window TCTTTGTTATACAGGTTGGCCCCGTCGGGGTTATCGGCCCAGGCATACCTTACATATAATGGCGTTGATATCTTATCGCTCCATACCAGCACTTTATCGCCCTTAATAACGGCACTGGCCCAAACAAACTTTTTATCGGCACCGGCTATAGCAAATTGCGATAGTTCATCCCCATTTTTAGCAACAAGCCCGGTGCCTGTATACTTAAATGTCAGTTCAATTTTATTCCCATCTACCCGTGCCGATTGATAAACCGGACCGCAGGGGGTTATATTACTATCGCCATAAGCAACATTTTCGGCGGCTATGGCCAGGCGCTCACCTACCGTTTTTTTATTAAGCGGATGAATATCGTTCCACTCGCCGGCATCAATGGTTACTGCCATACCTGTACCCGGTAACGTAAGCGCCTTCAGTTGCCCCTCCCGTAATTCGGCCCAGTCACTTTCTGCTGGTGCATATTGCGCCTCGTTGAAATTAGGGAGCTGGGCATATACAAACGGAAGGTTTCCCTGTTGCCATTTATCGCGCCAGTCGGCAATAAGGGCTTTTAATAAAATGCCATATGCTTTTGCGCTATTGACGCTACTTTCGCCCTGGTACCAGGCCATGCCTTTAATTGTGTATTTAATAACCGGCGCAACCATGGTATTATAAAGGCCGGTTGGTTCACTTTGGGCAATAAATTCGGCAACGGGCTTAACCGGCTCAAACACCTGCCCTACTTTATACTGCCAATCGCCGCGCAGGTCGATCGTGTCACTTGCTACGCTCAGGTAATATCTTTTATCGGGCACAAAACCGCCTTTGTCCGCGGTATTTACCACCCGCACAATTATTACATTTTTACCCGGCTTCAACAAACCCGCCGGCACATTATAACGCCGTGGCGGATACTGGTAGGTAATGCTGCCTACAAGCCTGCCGTTAACATAAGTCTGATCGGCATCAATTATCCTCCCTAAAAACAATTTAGCTGCTTTGCCTTCAAAAGATGCAGGAAGGTTAACTTCTTTCCGAAACCAAACCACGCCATTAAGGCCTTTAACGCCCTGGTCGGCCCAGTAACCGGGGAGCCAGTAATGGTGCCAGTTATGCGGCACATAGGCGGTATCGTACCATGGTTTAATTCCTGTTAAGCCCTTATCAATTCCTAAGGGGGATGTATTCAGCGGGTTATTAGGCGGCAAATGCTTTTTTAAAACGCTATCTATAAAAGCGGCATCGCCAAATTGCTTTACCCTTTCATAATAGGGTTTGATATTCATGAGTCCTTGTTCACTAATCCAGGCTTCTATGGGAGTTCCCCCTACACTTGCGTTAATGATACCTATTGGCACATGGTATTTTTGATAAAGCCGTTTGGCAAAAAACCACGATGTGGCGCCAAAACCCAACACCGTTTCGGGACTTGCCTTCACCCATTTACCCGGTTGTAGATCGGTATGCTGTTTGGCTACATCGGCCTCGGTTTTTACAAAAAAGTTCCTGATTTGCGGGTAACTGGCAGTAGCTATCTCATCGGGGTATTTTTCCTTTACCCGCTCCATTTGTAAAGCCATATTCGATTGGCCCGAACAAAACCAAACATCGCCAACTAAAATATCGCTGATGGTGATGCGATTGCTGCCTTGTATATCCATTGTATAAGGCCCGCCCGCAGGCATTGCCGGTAAAACCATTTTCCATGAACCATTTTTATCAGTTACCGTACGGAAAGCCTTGTGCTGAAACTGAATGCTGATTTTTTCGCCCGCATCCGCCCATCCCCAGATATTCACATGGGTATTGCGCTGCAGCACCATGCCGTTTGCAACCAGCTGCGGCAGCCGCACCAAAGCATAAGTA is drawn from Mucilaginibacter ginsenosidivorax and contains these coding sequences:
- a CDS encoding sialate O-acetylesterase, with the translated sequence MKSVKLLLIALCTSFIMPTYALVRLPQLVANGMVLQRNTHVNIWGWADAGEKISIQFQHKAFRTVTDKNGSWKMVLPAMPAGGPYTMDIQGSNRITISDILVGDVWFCSGQSNMALQMERVKEKYPDEIATASYPQIRNFFVKTEADVAKQHTDLQPGKWVKASPETVLGFGATSWFFAKRLYQKYHVPIGIINASVGGTPIEAWISEQGLMNIKPYYERVKQFGDAAFIDSVLKKHLPPNNPLNTSPLGIDKGLTGIKPWYDTAYVPHNWHHYWLPGYWADQGVKGLNGVVWFRKEVNLPASFEGKAAKLFLGRIIDADQTYVNGRLVGSITYQYPPRRYNVPAGLLKPGKNVIIVRVVNTADKGGFVPDKRYYLSVASDTIDLRGDWQYKVGQVFEPVKPVAEFIAQSEPTGLYNTMVAPVIKYTIKGMAWYQGESSVNSAKAYGILLKALIADWRDKWQQGNLPFVYAQLPNFNEAQYAPAESDWAELREGQLKALTLPGTGMAVTIDAGEWNDIHPLNKKTVGERLAIAAENVAYGDSNITPCGPVYQSARVDGNKIELTFKYTGTGLVAKNGDELSQFAIAGADKKFVWASAVIKGDKVLVWSDKISTPLYVRYAWADNPDGANLYNKEGLPASPFRTDKP